A single Mesotoga sp. UBA6090 DNA region contains:
- a CDS encoding LexA family protein, with product MLDGDVVFVRKQPVARNGQMVVVRINGQEGVIKYFQKRSDMVILTSENPEYKPIRIDKDRWDSECAIIGVVVGLKRKFSDS from the coding sequence CTGCTTGACGGTGACGTCGTTTTCGTGCGAAAACAGCCTGTCGCTAGGAACGGCCAGATGGTAGTCGTGCGTATAAATGGCCAGGAAGGCGTCATAAAGTACTTCCAGAAGAGATCTGACATGGTAATTCTTACCTCTGAGAATCCTGAATACAAGCCAATTAGAATAGATAAAGATAGATGGGACTCCGAATGTGCTATTATCGGGGTAGTTGTTGGTTTGAAGAGAAAGTTTTCTGATTCTTAG
- a CDS encoding DUF3226 domain-containing protein — protein MKEKDNENKFLRPRLILVEGAEEYFLLIELFKRLGYEDIEVGNYEGNNNLGNFMNSMVKLTNYKKNVKVIGILRDCENNRQAGFQSIQSALEKVGLPVPNEEDSFAPNTNVAVIVRLIPISVDEGCLEDIFIQSLSEDEALKPANDYVDKLIEMKLKLRHKKALVHAYLASKPEPYKLIGTAAKCNYWDFEHIAFKQLIDFIEAVEKQPI, from the coding sequence ATGAAAGAAAAAGACAACGAGAACAAGTTCTTGAGACCAAGGCTAATCTTGGTCGAAGGGGCTGAAGAGTACTTTCTTCTTATTGAGCTATTCAAGAGACTTGGGTACGAGGATATCGAAGTAGGGAATTATGAAGGTAATAACAATTTGGGAAATTTCATGAATTCAATGGTGAAACTCACCAACTATAAGAAGAACGTAAAGGTCATCGGGATTTTAAGGGATTGTGAGAACAATAGACAGGCTGGCTTTCAAAGTATCCAGTCGGCTTTGGAGAAAGTCGGTTTACCAGTGCCAAATGAGGAGGATTCCTTTGCTCCCAACACCAATGTTGCCGTTATAGTACGCCTTATCCCAATCAGTGTTGATGAAGGCTGTCTCGAAGATATCTTCATTCAGTCTTTGTCTGAAGATGAAGCCTTGAAGCCTGCAAATGATTATGTAGATAAGCTTATTGAAATGAAACTGAAGTTGCGACACAAAAAGGCTTTGGTGCATGCTTATCTTGCTTCAAAGCCCGAACCTTACAAATTGATTGGAACCGCAGCAAAGTGCAATTACTGGGACTTTGAACATATTGCATTCAAGCAGCTTATTGATTTCATCGAGGCAGTCGAGAAGCAACCGATATAG
- a CDS encoding AAA family ATPase encodes MLCSFAVENFRCLSDTKLNDLKRVNLITGINNVGKTSLLESLFIFSGTYNPELLLRVNKFRGYSGFDINFDSSASPPWESLFREFNTNRMIRVCGLFKNNGERIITISHSLENVATPVKMVPVKHEEGTYASSSMPILSATMTVKEIGEKKQVFRIVFDPNGMRIEPTPPPPPFPGVFIAASSRFDFKEEARRFSSLVNKKQEGIVIEALRRIDSRVKDVSLTYMAGEPVLNADIGISHLIPLPDMGEGITRLLRVVLAISSSPEGIVMIDEIENGFHYSCLGDLWEVIDEVSRNTNTQVFITTHSLECIKSAHEVFGKGDYDFALFRLDRIKEEIEIMRYDKETLTSSLEFGMDVR; translated from the coding sequence TTGTTATGTTCATTTGCTGTTGAGAATTTCAGATGTTTGTCGGACACAAAACTAAATGATTTGAAGAGGGTGAACCTAATTACAGGGATTAACAACGTGGGGAAAACAAGTCTACTTGAATCTCTGTTCATATTCTCTGGAACATATAATCCAGAATTGCTTCTGAGAGTGAATAAGTTCAGGGGATACAGCGGGTTTGATATTAATTTTGATTCTTCAGCATCGCCTCCTTGGGAATCTCTTTTCAGAGAATTCAATACAAATCGTATGATAAGGGTTTGCGGTCTGTTCAAGAACAATGGTGAACGGATAATAACCATTTCTCACAGTTTGGAGAACGTTGCCACTCCTGTTAAGATGGTTCCTGTTAAGCATGAAGAGGGCACGTATGCATCTTCTTCCATGCCTATACTATCTGCAACTATGACGGTTAAAGAGATAGGGGAGAAGAAGCAGGTCTTCAGGATAGTATTCGATCCCAACGGCATGAGAATCGAACCAACTCCTCCACCGCCACCTTTTCCTGGAGTTTTCATAGCCGCTAGTAGCAGATTCGACTTCAAGGAAGAAGCGAGGCGATTCAGTTCTCTCGTTAACAAGAAGCAGGAAGGAATTGTCATTGAAGCACTTAGGCGAATAGATAGTCGTGTCAAAGATGTTTCTCTCACTTACATGGCGGGCGAACCGGTTCTGAATGCCGACATTGGAATAAGCCATTTGATACCTTTGCCAGATATGGGAGAAGGTATTACTCGTTTGCTGAGAGTCGTTCTGGCAATTTCCAGTTCGCCTGAAGGCATTGTAATGATCGACGAAATTGAAAACGGCTTTCACTATTCTTGTCTTGGAGACCTCTGGGAAGTCATAGATGAAGTATCAAGAAACACAAATACTCAGGTCTTCATAACAACACATAGTCTCGAGTGCATAAAGAGTGCCCATGAAGTGTTTGGTAAAGGTGACTATGATTTTGCTCTGTTCAGACTTGATAGGATCAAAGAGGAGATTGAGATTATGAGATACGATAAAGAGACGCTAACTTCCTCTCTTGAGTTTGGGATGGATGTCAGATGA